The nucleotide sequence CTGCTTCTGCTGCATCTGCATGCTGCCGCTGTCGGTCTTCACCGTCTCGTGGAGCTCGACCTTCCCGGCGAGGGGCGAGCTGCCCCCGGTGACGGTCAGGGCCGTGCCGCTCGTGTTCCTCAGCGTGCCGAACATGGCCGTCATCGGCATCGACATGTCCATGCCGTCCATGCCGTCCATGCCGCCGGAGGGGCTCGCGGAGGACATGTCCATCGGGGAGGCCGACGCGGACGGTGACACCGACGCCATCGGCGACATCTCGGCCGCGTCGACGGCCTTGACCCAGCCGTCCTCGACGGTGAGCGGGGTCGCGGTGGGGGAGGAGGTGCCGGCGTCGCCGGCGGTGTCGGTGCCGCAGCCGGCCACCCCGAGGGTGAGTGCGGCGAGCAGCGTGGTGAGGGCGACCCGGCGGGTCGCGGAGAGGGTTCGGGACATGGTCGTGGTGTCGCTTCCTGGCGGCGGGCGCG is from Arthrobacter sp. NEB 688 and encodes:
- a CDS encoding copper chaperone PCu(A)C, coding for MSRTLSATRRVALTTLLAALTLGVAGCGTDTAGDAGTSSPTATPLTVEDGWVKAVDAAEMSPMASVSPSASASPMDMSSASPSGGMDGMDGMDMSMPMTAMFGTLRNTSGTALTVTGGSSPLAGKVELHETVKTDSGSMQMQQKQGGFTIPAGGSFLLQPGANHVMLMDLTGPVPNGSQATLTLTTSAGDVTLTVPVRAFSGAEESYAPSPAAS